The genomic region AAGCGCGCGAAAGGGCAGCTGGCCAAGGCCCACGTGGACCTCTCCCGCGTGGACATCCACATCATCCCCACGGACCGGGGCTGGATGCGCGACTGCGGCCCCTGCTTCGTGGAACGCGGCGGCGCGCTCGCCATCGCGGGCTTCGGCTTCGACGCCTGGAGCAAGTACCCGGAGTTCGCCCTGGACGCCCAGGTGCCCGCCATCGCGGCGGACATTCTGGGGCTCCCCATTGCTCCCGTGCTGCACAAGGGCAGGCAGGTCATCTTCGAGGGCGGCGCGCTGGACACCAACGGCCGGGGCGTGCTCGTCACCACCGAGGAATGCTGCCTGGACCCGGACATCCAGGTGCGCAACCCCGGCTTCACCCACGCGGACTACGAAGCCGTGTTCGCGCAGGCCTTGGGAACCCCACACACCATCTGGCTCAAAAACGGCATCAAGGGCGACGACACCCACGGGCATGTGGACGACTTCTGCCGCTTCACCGATGCGCGCACCCTGGTGCTCTGCCAAGAAACGAACCCGGCCGACGAGAACCACGCCATCCTTGAGGAGAACCGCGAAATCCTTGAGGGCGCGAAGCTGCAGGACGGCTCGCGGCCCGAGGTCGTCCGCCTGCCCATGCCCGCGCCGCTGTACTTCGACGGCCTGCGTCTGCCCGCCAGCTACGCCAACTTCCTCATCACCAACGCGGCCGTGCTCGTGCCCACCTTCAACGACGCGAACGACCGCATCGCCCTGGGCGTCCTGGCCGAATGCTTCGACCGCCCCGTCGTCGGCATCCACGCCGTGGACCTGGTGTGGGGCCTGGGCACGGTGCATTGTTTGACCAGGCAAGAGCCCGCCACACGGTAGACCTCAATAGTTCTGTATGTATTATTGATTTTTTGTACCGTTCCGTGCTAGCTTTTGGCCTCGGCTACTTGTTTGTGACCGAAGGACCTTAGGCAGGGAACCGCATGCTACGAATCACATCTGAATACTTTTCCGAGCAAGAAGCAAAGAGTCCAACTCGCCGTTCTTTTGCGCAAAATACTGGCATTCAGAAGAACAAAAAGCCAGGGGCTTGCAAATCTTTCTCCGTTCGCTTCAAAGAGAGCATTGCCCCAATCTATGAGGCAATGACATCATACTCGCTGAGGCACAATCCAAATTTTGATAATTATTGGCACCCGCTACATTCCGACGCTGACGTTTTTGCCGTCGAAGAATGGGAACGTCAGCAAGGAACACGTGTCTTTCTCCGCGATTGCCTCTCCTGTTCAATAGCTCTTGATTACAACTTTACAGACAACACCTCTGGTATCCACACCGCCATCGGCCAGCTCGAATACGAGGCGAAAAGCAACAACGACGCATCAGCCATCGGCCAACTCGGCAGGCACCTTTCTGCCGCCATTCAATCATTGCCATTTTATAAGAATGCACCCCTCGTCGCAGCTGTGCCTGCCCGGCCAGGAAAAACATCGCCTGACCTCCCCACGGCTCTCGCCAAGCAGCTTGCGGCATCGCTAGGCCTGACAGACTTGACCCCGCATTTTCAATATTATGGGCCAAAGGCCCAACTGAAAGAACTCCCCCTTGACGAACGCTGGGCAGCATGGGAAGGAGCTCGGCTCTCCATGTCCGACGCAGGCGCGGCGCTCCTGAAAGACCATTCGGTGATACTCATCGACGACAAATACCAATCTGGGGTCAGTGCGAACTTTGTCGCAATGATTCTCCAGCAGCACGGGGCGGCGGAGATATACGGTCTTTACGCGGTAAAAACCTTGCGAGATAAGGACAACACCTAAATTGCCTTTGCCCCAAAACTGTGGCAACAAACACAGCATGACGAATCTCATACAGCCGATGCTCGCGCCCGCTGCGCTTGACCTTGGGGATGAAGGCTTTCCCCTGGCTGTTGCTCGCCTGTTGGGAAGCAAGACACCGAAGACGCTGTACTGCCAGGGCAATCTCGCACTGCTTGGCAAGCCCGCCGTAGGCTTCTGCGGTTCGCGCAAGGCCAGCGAAAAAGGGCTCAGAGTCGCCGCCGACTGCGCGACCCAGCTCGCACAAAGCGGCATCGTGGTAGTTTCCGGCTATGCGGCAGGCGTTGACTATGCCGCCCACAAAGCCGCGTTCGAGGCCGGGGGCTCCACCATACTCGTCCTGCCGGAAGGCATTGAACACTTCCGCATCCGCAAAACCCTGGTTCAAGACTGGGACTGGGACCGTGCGCTGGTCATCAGCCAATTCCCGCCGTCTGCGGGCTGGAAAACCTATCGCGCCATGGAGCGCAACACCCTCATCATCGCCCTTTCCCGTGCCATGATCGTCATTGAGGCCGGGGCGACAGGCGGTACCCTGCACGCAGGGGAAAGCACACTGAAAATGGGACTCCCCCTTTATGTGGTCGAATACGGCGACATGGCCAATGAAGCCCCAGGAAATGCCGTGCTCATCGCCAAGGGTGGAATTCGCGTCCGGAAAAATCCGCAGCTCGGTGTCGCCAATGTCGAGGCGATCCGTCAGGCGGCTTCAAAACCGCTTGTGGTCTCCTCCATGCAAAGCGCTTCTCTTCCCCTCGCCTTCGCCACATAATACCATCCACTCCCTGAGGAGGTAGGAGCCCAGGCGTTAGCTGTAACACGCTGACGTTTCATCAAATAAAAACAAAAACCGCCCCGGCCCGCCAGCCGGGGCTTTTTTTCGGAAAAACCCCGCCCGTTGACACAAGTCAAAGAACCGATGCAAAGGTTATCGTAAACCCATTTTGCGGGCGGGGCCCTCCCGGCCGCCTGAACCCGCAAACCGGACGACAACCCAGAGCGAGGAGGCGACCAATGTTTTGCAATCAGTGTGAACAGACCGCCAAGGGAACAGGATGCACGCAGATCGGCGTGTGCGGCAAGCAGCCCGACGTGGCCGCCCTGCAGGACCTCTTGATATACGCCTGCCAGGGCCTCAGCGTGGCGGCCCACGCCGTGGACCAGAAAGGCCAGCACGACGAGGCCACGGACGATTTCGTCTATGCCGCCGTGTTCAGCACCCTGACCAACGTCAACTTCGACGCCGGGCGCTTCCCGGCGCTCATCAACAAGGCCGTGGAACTGCGCGAGTGCATGAAGGCCCGCGCCGCCAGCCTGGGCGCAAGCCTGCCCGCCACCCCGGCGCTCGCCTTCGCCCCGGCGGCCGACATCCCCGGCCTGGTGAAGCAGGGCGAAGAACACGCCATCAACGCCGTGGACCCCAACGCCGATGTGCAGTCCCTCAAGCAGACCGTCATCTACGGCATCAAAGGCGTAGCCGCCTACGCCGACCACGCGGCCATCCTGGGAAAGCGCGACCACGCCGTGGCCGCATACATATACGAGGCCCTGGCCAAGGCCCTGCGCACCGACCTGGACCTGGCCGCCTGGGTGGACCTGGCCATGCGCTGCGGCCAGGCCAACCTCAAGGCCATGGAGCTCCTGGACGCCGCCAACACCGGCGCATACGGGCATCCCACGCCCACGCCCGTGCCCATCGGCCACCGCAAGGGCAAGTGCATCCTGGTCTCCGGCCACGACCTGCGCGACCTGGAGACGCTGCTTCAGGCGACCGAGGGCAAGGGCATCGACATCTACACCCACGGCGAGATGCTGCCCTGCCACGGCTACCCCAAGCTCAAGGCCTACAAGCACTTCTTCGGTCACTACGGCACGGCCTGGCAGAACCAGATCAAGGAATTCGCCGAGTTCCCCGGCGCCATCCTCATGACCACCAACTGCATCCAGAAGCCGGCCGCCAGTTACATGCCCAACATCTTCACCACCGGGCTGGTGGGCTGGCCCGGCGCGGTGCACGTGGGCAACCAGGACTTCAGCGCGGTCATTGAGCGCGCCCTGGCCCTGCCCGGCTTCACCGACGACCTGGACAAGGGCGAGGTGCTGGTGGGCTTCGGCCACAACGCCGTCATGAACGTGGCCGGGGCGGTCATCGACGCCGTGAAGGCCGGAAAGATCCGCCACTTCTTCCTGGTGGGCGGCTGCGACGGGGCCAAGCCCGGCCGCAACTACTACACCGAGTTCGTGGAAAAGGCCCCGGCCGACACCGTGATCCTCACCCTGGCCTGCGGCAAGTTCCGCTTCTTCGACAAGAAGCTCGGCGACATCGGCGGCATTCCGCGCCTGCTCGACATCGGCCAGTGCAACGACGCCTACTCCGCCATCCAGATCGCCCTGGCCCTGGCCGGTGCCTTCAACTGCGGGGTCAACGAACTGCCGCTCTCCCTCATCCTGTCCTGGTACGAGCAGAAGGCCGTGGCCATCCTGCTCACCCTGCTGTCGCTGGGCATCAAGGACATCCGCCTGGGGCCCAGCCTGCCCGCCTTCGTGACCCCGAACGTGCTGAACTTCCTGGTGGAAAACTTCAACATCAAGCCCATCAGCACCCCGGACGAGGATTTGAAGGCCATCCTGGGCTAGCGCAGCCACAAGCTCCGCTCCACACTCACCACCGACGCGGGGAGCGACGAACCTCCCCGCGCCGCAAAAGGACCAGACCATGCGAGCCACCCGAAAGCTCATCACCGTGAACGAGGACCTCTGCAACGGCTGCGGCAACTGCGTCACCGGCTGCGCCGAGGGCGCGCTGGCCATCATCGACGGCAAGGCCAGGCTGGTGAACGAGGTGTTCTGCGACGGCCTGGGCGCATGTCTGGGCGAGTGCCCCACCGGCGCGCTCAGCATTGTGGAAGTGGAGGCCGAGGACTTCGATCCCGCGGCCGTGACCGCCCACCTGAGCGCCCAAGGCCGCGAAACGCCCGACCACATGCCCGACCCCGCGAGCCTTCGGCTTGGCGCGGGCTGCCCGGGCAGCCGGGCCATGACCCTGGGCGGCGGAGCCGCGCCCGGCGCGAGCGCCTGCCAGCAGGCCAACGTGCCGCGCCAGCAAAGCCCGGCCATCTCCAACCTCGCCCACTGGCCCATCCAGCTGCGCCTGGTGCCGCCAAGCGCACCTTTTCTGCAGAACGCCCGGCTGCTGCTCACGGCCGACTGCGTCCCTCCCTCGCTGCCGGACTTCAACGACCGCCACCTTCCCGGACGCGTGCTGCTGCTTGGCTGCCCCAAGTTCGACGATGCGCAAAGCCACATCGACAAGCTGACCGCAATCCTTGCCGCCAACAGCATCAAGGACATCACCGTGCTGCAGATGGAGGTGCCCTGCTGCAACGGCATGACCGCCATCGCCCGGCGCGCGGTCCAGGCTGCGGAAAGCGGCGTGCCCGTGAACACCATTGTCGTCACCCGCGACGGCCAGATTCAGAACCCGCCCTCCGGCGGACTGCGCCCCCTGGGCTGAACGCCACCACAACAGGAGCCTCGCCATGAAGATCCACCGCATTCCCGAAAACCCCTTCAAGGATACCGGCCCGGCCATGACCCTTGTGCACGAAAGCGAGCACATGAAGGCCATCAACTTCAACTTCAAGGCGGGCCAGGCCCTGCCCCTGCACTCGCACAACATCGAGGGCGAACTGGCGCTGACCATTCTGGAAGGCGAGGGCGAATTCCTTTCCGAGGACGGCAAGGTTCCGGCCAAGGCCGGAGATGTGCTGGTGTGCCCCATCTCCACACCGCACGGCGTAAGCGCCGCCACGGACATGCGCGTGCTGGTGGTCATCGCCCCGCCCATCTAGCCGCCGCGCCGCCATATGGCGCGGGGAGCGCCGCTGCGTACGCATTTGCCCAAAAGGCCGCCCTTGGGTACGGTGGGGGTTCCCCCGCCGCCACGGCGGTCCAATCACAGCAAAGCGAGGCAGCCATGACCCACACGCGCCCCCCCTTCCCCCACGTCCCCGCTCCGGCTGGCCCGGTCCTTCGGGAGGCGGCGTGAGGCGGCTGCCCGCGGCCCTGGTCCTGGCGCTCTGCCTGGCCGTCCCGGCCCGCGCCGCCGATCCCGCCGTGCCGAAAGCGGCCACGCCCGCCGGGGCCGAACCCGCCTCAACAGCCGCCGCCGAGCCCGCGCCCGGGGCCGAGTGGCGCGAAACCATCACCGGCATGGAGTTCCGCTGGATTCCCACGGGCTGCTTCGTCATGGGCGCGCCGGAGGACGAGCCCGGCCGCGAGGACGACGAGGGGCCGCAGCACACGGTGTGCCTGTCCGGTTTCTGGATGGGCGCCACGGAGGTGACCGGGGGCCAATGGCGGGCCGTCTTGGGGGACGATCCCTCGCTCATCAAGAACGACGACCAGTACCCTGTGGACATGATCTCCTGGGACATGGCCCAGAACTACGTGCGCGAGCTGAACGCCCGCACGGGCGGCGGCTTCCGCCTACCCACCGAGGCCGAGTGGGAATACGCTTGCCGCGCCGGAACGACCACGGCCTACAGCTTCGGACCGGAAATCACGAAGGAGCAGGCGGCGTTCGACAAGCCCTTCCGGCTGGCGGCCGAGCCCATCGCCCCGAAAAAACGGCGCGGCTCCCGGCGCAAGGCGATCCGGCGGCAGCCGCGCACGTGGCCCAACATGCACACCACGCTGGCAGCCAGCTATCCGGCCAACGCCTTTGGCCTGCACGACATGCACGGCAATCTTTGGGAATGGTGCCAGGACGAATACGACGCCGAGGCCTACCGCAAGACGGCGAAGGAGAATCCGGTGGTGCGCGGCGATGGCGAATCCCGCGTCATGCGCGGGGGGTCCTGGGTGACCAAGGCCGATGCCCTGCGCAGCGCCAACCGCAGCCACGCCTGGCCGGACATGGCCACGGCCTTCTATGGCCTGCGCCTGGTGCGCGACGCCCGGCCAGCCGAGCCCTTGCCGGAAACCGAAAAGCCCTAGCCGTTCAGGAACGCCCTGAGGGCGCTGGACACGGCCTCCAACTGCGCCTGCTCAAGCATGGTAGGAAGGGCAGAGGGTGCCGCGGGCACGCCGCCGCTACGCGAAGGACAGGGCGCCGTGTTCCAGCAAGATGCGCAGCCCGATGGCCAGAAGCACCGCGCCGCCCAAAAGCTCCGCATAGCGGCCGATGGCCGCCACGCGCCGCGCCATGCAGCCTATCCTCAAGCCCAGGGCGGTGATGGCGAAGCACACCACGCCGATGACCAGCGCCGGAACCAGGATGCCCTGCCCGAGCATCGCAAAGGAAAGCCCCACAGCCAGGGCGTCGACGCTGGTGGCCACGGCCAGGACCAGAAGCGGCCAGCCGCGCGTGCGGTCCACGGGCTCGCAGCCGGGGTCGTCGGGGGTCTGGGTCAGCCCCTCCCAGATCATCTTGCCGCCCACAAAGGCCAGCAGCGCGAAGGCCAGCCAATGGTCAAAGGCCTCTATGCGCCCGCGCACGGAAAAGCCCAGCAGCCAGCCCGCCACGGGCATGAGCGCCTGGAACAGGCCAAAGGCCCCGGCCATGCGCAGCACGTGTCCCGGCCGCACCCGGCCCAGGCAAATGCCCGTGGCCAGCGCCACCGCGAAGGCGTCCATGGCCAGCGCCACGGCGATGGCCAAAAGCGTTGCAAAGGGCATGTGTCCTTCCTGGCGGGAATCCCGGCTACAACACGTCCCAGGCCTGGCCCTGCGGGGTGTCCTTCACTTCCACCTTCATGGCGGCCAACTCGTCGCGAATGGCGTCGGAGCGGGCGAAGTCCTTGGCCTTCCTCGCCTCCAGGCGCTCGGCCAGCAGGGCCTCCACCCGTGCCGGTTCAATGCCCGCGCGCCCGGCGCGGCAGGCTTTCAGGGCCGCCAAAAAGGCCTCGGGCTCCTGCCCGAACACGCCCAGCACGCCCGACCACTTGGCCACCTCGGCCTTGATGCGCGCAAGCAGCTCGCGCCCGGCCTCGGACTTGCGGTAGGCCTTGTCGTCCAGCACACGCCCGGCCAAACGCACCATGCCGAACAGGTGCCCCAGGGCCGCGGCGGTGTTCAGGTCATCCTCGAAAGCCTCCACGAAGCCCTGCTCATACCCGGCCTGCTCGTCCAGAATATCCTGCGGCAGCGGCGTCTTGGACCACTTGGTCCCGGCAAGGGCCGCATCGATCTGGGACAGGGCGGCGTACACGCGGCGCGCGCCCTTTTCCGCCTCCTCCAGCGCGTCGAAGGAGAAATCCAGCGGGCTGCGATAGTGCATGGTGAGCAGGAAATAGCGCAGCACCTGGGGCAGGAACCGGGCCAGAATGTCGCGAATGGTGAAAAAGTTGCCCAGGGACTTGGACATCTTCTCGGAGTTGATCTGCACGAAGCCGTTATGCACCCAGAACTTGGCGAAATCCTTGCCCGTGGCCGCCTCGCTCTGGGCGATCTCGTTCTCGTGGTGCGGAAAGGCCAAATCCTGACCGCCGCCGTGGATGTCCAGAGGAAGCGGCATGTACTTCTCGCTCATGGCGCTGCACTCCAGGTGCCAGCCGGGGCGTCCCAGTCCCCAGGGGCTCTGCCAGGAGGGCTCGCCGGGCTTGGCCGCCTTCCACAAGGCGAAGTCCAGCGGGTCGCGCTTTTCCTCCCCGGGCTCCACGCGCGCGCCGGAAACCAGATCCTCGATGTTGCGGCCGGAGAGCTTGCCGTAGCCGGGGAAGCTGCGCACCGCGAAATACACGTCGCCGCTCGGCGTGGCGTAGGCATGGCCCTTGGCGATAAGCCCCTGGGTAAGCGCGACCATCTCCGCGATGTGCTCGGTGCACTTGGGCTCCACGTCCGCGCGCAGCACGCCCAGCGCGTCCATGTCCACATAGAACTCGCCGATGAACTTCTCGGCGATCTCCTGGGAGCTGACGCCCACTTCATTGGCGCGCTTGATGATCTTGTCGTCCACGTCGGTGAAGTTGCGCACAAAGGTCACGTCATAGCCCTTGTGCCGCAGATAGCGCACCAGCACGTCGAAGACCACGGCGCTGCGCGCGTGGCCGATGTGGCAGAAGTCGTAGGCGGTGATGCCGCAAACGTACATGGACACGGCGTTGCCGCGCTGGGGGACGAATTCCTGCTTGGTCCGGCCAAGGGTGTTGTACAGGCGCATGAAAACTCCAAACGGTGCGATTGTTTGTGGTGGGGGCCGGGGCGGCGACCCGGAAAAGCTCCTACACTTCCAGCCCCTGCTCGCGGTACTCGTTCAATTTGTTGCGCAGGGTGCGCACGGAGATGCCCAAAAGCTCCGCCGCCTGGGTGCGGTTGCCGCTGGTCTCGCTTAGGCTCTTGAGGATGAGCTGCTTCTCCATCTCGTGCAGGGGCATGACGGACACGGCCTCCTGCCGGGTGGTGGGCGGCGCGGGCTGCGGGGCTGCGTCCGTCCCGGCGGGGGCGGGTTCGTGCCCCGGCGCATCGGCCTCCGGCAAATCAATGCCCCAGGCGTCGCCGTCGAGCAGGAAGTGCCGCTGCTGGATGGGTCCGCCCTGGGCCAGCAGCACGGCGCGCTCCATGAGGTTCTGCAGCTCGCGGACATTGCCCGGCCAATCATAGGCGGCAAGCCAGGCGCGGGCGTCCTCGGCAAAGGCTTGCTGCCCCATGCCGTAGGCCGCGGCGTACTTGGCGGCGAAATAGTCGGCCAGAAGCATCACGTCGCCGCCGCGCTCGGAAAGCGCAGGCAGCCGCAGCGGAATGACGTTCAGACGGTAGAACAGGTCCTGGCGGAACTTGCCCTCGCGCACGGCCTGCTCGATGTCGCGGTTGGTGGTGGCCAGCACGCGCACGTCCACGCTGATGGTCTCCACCCCGCCCACGCGGTCGATCTCGCCCTCCTGCAGCACGCGCAGCAGCTTGGCCTGCAGGGCCAAATCCATTTCGGTGATCTCGTCCAGCAGAATGGTGCCGCCCTGGGCCAGCTCGAACTTGCCCAGCTTGCGGTTGATGGCCCCGGTGAACGCGCCCTTTTCGTGGCCGAAGAGCTCGCTTTCCAGCAGGTGCTCGGGCAGGGCCGCGCAGTTGATGGCCACAAAAGGCTCGCGCGCGCGGTCGGAATTGTGGTGGATGAAGCGGGCGAACATTTCCTTGCCGGTGCCGGAGGGGCCGGAGATGAGCACCGTGGCCTTGCTGCGCGCCACCTGCCGGGCCAGCGCCAGCACACGCTGCACCGCCGGGTGTCGGCCGATGATCTGGAAGCGCCCGGCCGTGGAGTCCTGCTGCCCTGCGGTGCGGGCCACGGGACTGGCGGCGTTGGAGGAAAGCCTCCCGCCATGGCCCGCGGAGCCGGACGAGGCGTTGGACAGGACCAGCGGCCCGGCGGCGTTGGAGGCCAGGCGCGGCGCGGCGACGCGCGGCGGGTCCGGCGTTTCTTCCGCCGGGGGCAGCACCAGGTGGATCTTCTCCCAGGCCAGCGGCTCCAGCCAGTAGTCGCGCGCGCCCAGTTCCAGATACTTCTGGGCCTCCTCCGCGCTGCCGGAGCGCGAGAAGATGATCACCGGCGGCGCGGCCTCGCCCTTGTCCCCCAGTTCGGCCAGGCGGGAGAGCAGGGCCATGGCGTCGTAGCCGGACATGCTGGGCCGCGAGAAAATGAGCGCGGGCTGCGAACGCTTGAGGAAGGCCAGGGCGGAGGTGAGGCCGTCGGCGACGCCAGCCTGCACCCCGGCGTCGCGCAGGGCGGGAAAGATGCCGCTGACGGATTGCGGCTCGGCGATGAAGAGAATCGTCCGCTCTGACATATCACAGGGCTTGTAGCCCCAATGCCCGGCATTATCAAGAGAGTCCGGACGCCGCCCGTCGCGCGCTGGCCGAACCAGATGCCGCGTTTGCGGTCCGGCCCGGCATCTGGTAGCAGGCAAGGCAGGAGAATCACGTGCCGACAAGCATCCCCGTCTTCTGCCACCACAACGTCAGCGAGGCCGACGGCCACACCCCGCGCCAGTTCGAGGAGCACCTCGCCGCCATCCGCGACGCGGGCTTCCGCACCATCTCCACCCGCGAGCTGGTGGCCGCCATGTCCGGAGCCGTGCCCATGCCGAAAAAGGCCTGCGTGCTCACCTTCGACGACTGCCACTTGAGCAACTGGA from Humidesulfovibrio mexicanus harbors:
- a CDS encoding agmatine deiminase family protein is translated as MSAPAVRLPAEWEPHAATWITWPQNPRDWPGKFAPMPWAFAEIIRAIANAEGSERVRVAVGDAKVAKRAKGQLAKAHVDLSRVDIHIIPTDRGWMRDCGPCFVERGGALAIAGFGFDAWSKYPEFALDAQVPAIAADILGLPIAPVLHKGRQVIFEGGALDTNGRGVLVTTEECCLDPDIQVRNPGFTHADYEAVFAQALGTPHTIWLKNGIKGDDTHGHVDDFCRFTDARTLVLCQETNPADENHAILEENREILEGAKLQDGSRPEVVRLPMPAPLYFDGLRLPASYANFLITNAAVLVPTFNDANDRIALGVLAECFDRPVVGIHAVDLVWGLGTVHCLTRQEPATR
- a CDS encoding DNA-processing protein DprA; translation: MTNLIQPMLAPAALDLGDEGFPLAVARLLGSKTPKTLYCQGNLALLGKPAVGFCGSRKASEKGLRVAADCATQLAQSGIVVVSGYAAGVDYAAHKAAFEAGGSTILVLPEGIEHFRIRKTLVQDWDWDRALVISQFPPSAGWKTYRAMERNTLIIALSRAMIVIEAGATGGTLHAGESTLKMGLPLYVVEYGDMANEAPGNAVLIAKGGIRVRKNPQLGVANVEAIRQAASKPLVVSSMQSASLPLAFAT
- the hcp gene encoding hydroxylamine reductase, which codes for MFCNQCEQTAKGTGCTQIGVCGKQPDVAALQDLLIYACQGLSVAAHAVDQKGQHDEATDDFVYAAVFSTLTNVNFDAGRFPALINKAVELRECMKARAASLGASLPATPALAFAPAADIPGLVKQGEEHAINAVDPNADVQSLKQTVIYGIKGVAAYADHAAILGKRDHAVAAYIYEALAKALRTDLDLAAWVDLAMRCGQANLKAMELLDAANTGAYGHPTPTPVPIGHRKGKCILVSGHDLRDLETLLQATEGKGIDIYTHGEMLPCHGYPKLKAYKHFFGHYGTAWQNQIKEFAEFPGAILMTTNCIQKPAASYMPNIFTTGLVGWPGAVHVGNQDFSAVIERALALPGFTDDLDKGEVLVGFGHNAVMNVAGAVIDAVKAGKIRHFFLVGGCDGAKPGRNYYTEFVEKAPADTVILTLACGKFRFFDKKLGDIGGIPRLLDIGQCNDAYSAIQIALALAGAFNCGVNELPLSLILSWYEQKAVAILLTLLSLGIKDIRLGPSLPAFVTPNVLNFLVENFNIKPISTPDEDLKAILG
- a CDS encoding ATP-binding protein encodes the protein MRATRKLITVNEDLCNGCGNCVTGCAEGALAIIDGKARLVNEVFCDGLGACLGECPTGALSIVEVEAEDFDPAAVTAHLSAQGRETPDHMPDPASLRLGAGCPGSRAMTLGGGAAPGASACQQANVPRQQSPAISNLAHWPIQLRLVPPSAPFLQNARLLLTADCVPPSLPDFNDRHLPGRVLLLGCPKFDDAQSHIDKLTAILAANSIKDITVLQMEVPCCNGMTAIARRAVQAAESGVPVNTIVVTRDGQIQNPPSGGLRPLG
- a CDS encoding cupin domain-containing protein, whose product is MKIHRIPENPFKDTGPAMTLVHESEHMKAINFNFKAGQALPLHSHNIEGELALTILEGEGEFLSEDGKVPAKAGDVLVCPISTPHGVSAATDMRVLVVIAPPI
- a CDS encoding formylglycine-generating enzyme family protein, with amino-acid sequence MRRLPAALVLALCLAVPARAADPAVPKAATPAGAEPASTAAAEPAPGAEWRETITGMEFRWIPTGCFVMGAPEDEPGREDDEGPQHTVCLSGFWMGATEVTGGQWRAVLGDDPSLIKNDDQYPVDMISWDMAQNYVRELNARTGGGFRLPTEAEWEYACRAGTTTAYSFGPEITKEQAAFDKPFRLAAEPIAPKKRRGSRRKAIRRQPRTWPNMHTTLAASYPANAFGLHDMHGNLWEWCQDEYDAEAYRKTAKENPVVRGDGESRVMRGGSWVTKADALRSANRSHAWPDMATAFYGLRLVRDARPAEPLPETEKP
- a CDS encoding manganese efflux pump MntP; the protein is MPFATLLAIAVALAMDAFAVALATGICLGRVRPGHVLRMAGAFGLFQALMPVAGWLLGFSVRGRIEAFDHWLAFALLAFVGGKMIWEGLTQTPDDPGCEPVDRTRGWPLLVLAVATSVDALAVGLSFAMLGQGILVPALVIGVVCFAITALGLRIGCMARRVAAIGRYAELLGGAVLLAIGLRILLEHGALSFA
- the cysS gene encoding cysteine--tRNA ligase, which gives rise to MRLYNTLGRTKQEFVPQRGNAVSMYVCGITAYDFCHIGHARSAVVFDVLVRYLRHKGYDVTFVRNFTDVDDKIIKRANEVGVSSQEIAEKFIGEFYVDMDALGVLRADVEPKCTEHIAEMVALTQGLIAKGHAYATPSGDVYFAVRSFPGYGKLSGRNIEDLVSGARVEPGEEKRDPLDFALWKAAKPGEPSWQSPWGLGRPGWHLECSAMSEKYMPLPLDIHGGGQDLAFPHHENEIAQSEAATGKDFAKFWVHNGFVQINSEKMSKSLGNFFTIRDILARFLPQVLRYFLLTMHYRSPLDFSFDALEEAEKGARRVYAALSQIDAALAGTKWSKTPLPQDILDEQAGYEQGFVEAFEDDLNTAAALGHLFGMVRLAGRVLDDKAYRKSEAGRELLARIKAEVAKWSGVLGVFGQEPEAFLAALKACRAGRAGIEPARVEALLAERLEARKAKDFARSDAIRDELAAMKVEVKDTPQGQAWDVL
- a CDS encoding sigma-54 dependent transcriptional regulator; translated protein: MSERTILFIAEPQSVSGIFPALRDAGVQAGVADGLTSALAFLKRSQPALIFSRPSMSGYDAMALLSRLAELGDKGEAAPPVIIFSRSGSAEEAQKYLELGARDYWLEPLAWEKIHLVLPPAEETPDPPRVAAPRLASNAAGPLVLSNASSGSAGHGGRLSSNAASPVARTAGQQDSTAGRFQIIGRHPAVQRVLALARQVARSKATVLISGPSGTGKEMFARFIHHNSDRAREPFVAINCAALPEHLLESELFGHEKGAFTGAINRKLGKFELAQGGTILLDEITEMDLALQAKLLRVLQEGEIDRVGGVETISVDVRVLATTNRDIEQAVREGKFRQDLFYRLNVIPLRLPALSERGGDVMLLADYFAAKYAAAYGMGQQAFAEDARAWLAAYDWPGNVRELQNLMERAVLLAQGGPIQQRHFLLDGDAWGIDLPEADAPGHEPAPAGTDAAPQPAPPTTRQEAVSVMPLHEMEKQLILKSLSETSGNRTQAAELLGISVRTLRNKLNEYREQGLEV